The following coding sequences are from one Nicotiana tomentosiformis chromosome 3, ASM39032v3, whole genome shotgun sequence window:
- the LOC104108656 gene encoding protein phosphatase 2C 16-like isoform X1 yields the protein MEELSPAVAVTLSLSTSICDNPAISNNMEITRLKLVTDTASLLSDHPSLLHVEPSTSWDGNSNSMKAEVGRVPFCGPLQTVLGAENGLIVSDSIIQGNEEDEILSVGEDPCAINGEELLPLGASSELSLPIAVEIEGIDNGQILAKVISLEERSFERKISNLSAIAAIPDDEITTGPTLKASVVVLPLPSENEPVKESVKSVFELECVPLWGSVSICGKRPEMEDALMVVPNFMKIPIKMFIGDRVIDGLSQRLSHLTSHFYGVYDGHGGSQVADYCCKRIHLALVEELKLFKDDMVDGSAKDTRQVQWEKVFTSCFLKVDDEVGGKVNSDPGEDNIDTTSCASEPIAPETVGSTAVVAVICSSHIVVSNCGDSRAVLYRGKEAMALSIDHKPSREDEYARIEASGGKVIQWNGHRVFGVLAMSRSIGDRYLKPWIIPEPEVMFVPRAREDECLVLASDGLWDVMSNEEACEVARRRILLWHKKNGTNPLPERGQGVDPAAQAAAEYLSSMALQKGSKDNISVIVVDLKSQRKFKSKC from the exons ATGGAGGAGTTGTCTCCAGCTGTTGCTGTTACACTCAGCTTAAGCACCTCTATCTGTGATAACCCTGCAATTTCGAACAATATGGAAATCACAAGGCTCAAATTAGTGACTGACACAGCTAGCTTACTTTCAGATCATCCATCTTTGTTGCATGTTGAGCCCAGTACCAGTTGGGATGGAAATAGCAACAGTATGAAAGCTGAGGTGGGTAGAGTTCCCTTTTGTGGTCCATTGCAGACTGTATTGGGAGCTGAAAATGGCCTGATTGTTAGCGATAGCATCATTCAGGGAAATGAAGAAGACGAGATTTTATCTGTTGGAGAGGATCCTTGTGCAATTAATGGGGAGGAGTTGTTGCCACTGGGTGCTAGCTCGGAGTTAAGTTTGCCAATTGCTGTTGAAATCGAGGGTATTGACAATGGTCAAATACTTGCCAAAGTCATAAGTTTGGAGGAAAGGAGTTTTGAGAGAAAGATCAGTAATCTGTCCGCCATTGCTGCTATCCCAGATGATGAAATTACTACTGGCCCTACGCTAAAGGCATCCGTAGTGGTTCTTCCGTTGCCCAGTGAGAATGAACCTGTCAAAGAAAGTGTCAAGAGTGTGTTTGAATTGGAATGCGTGCCACTCTGGGGCTCTGTATCTATCTGTGGAAAGAGACCAGAGATGGAGGATGCTCTTATGGTTGTTCCTAATTTCATGAAAATACCTATCAAAATGTTTATTGGTGATCGTGTGATTGACGGACTAAGTCAACGTCTGAGTCACCTGACATCTCATTTTTATGGTGTATATGATGGTCATGGAGGATCTCAG GTTGCGGATTATTGCTGCAAACGCATTCATTTAGCATTAGTTGAGGAGTTAAAACTTTTTAAAGATGATATGGTGGACGGGAGTGCAAAGGACACACGTCAGGTGCAGTGGGAGAAGGTCTTTACTAGTTGCTTTCTCAAGGTTGACGATGAAGTTGGGGGGAAAGTAAACAGTGATCCCGGTGAAGACAACATAGATACCACTAGCTGCGCCTCTGAACCTATTGCCCCGGAAACTGTGGGGTCCACTGCAGTTGTAGCGGTGATATGTTCATCTCATATTGTAGTTTCTAATTGTGGGGATTCAAGAGCAGTCCTTTATCGTGGCAAAGAAGCAATGGCACTGTCAATTGATCATAAA CCAAGCAGAGAAGATGAGTATGCTAGAATTGAAGCATCTGGTGGCAAGGTCATTCAGTGGAATGGACATCGTGTTTTTGGCGTCCTTGCAATGTCAAGATCTATTG GCGACAGATACTTGAAACCATGGATTATACCCGAACCAGAAGTTATGTTTGTACCACGAGCTAGAGAAGACGAATGCCTAGTTTTAGCTAGTGACGGGTTGTGGGATGTCATGTCAAATGAGGAAGCTTGTGAAGTAGCTAGACGACGAATTCTGCTATGGCACAAAAAGAATGGGACTAACCCTCTGCCGGAAAGGGGCCAAGGAGTTGATcctgctgcacaagcagcagcAGAGTATCTCTCGTCGATGGCTCTTCAAAAAGGTAGCAAAGACAATATATCTGTGATTGTGGTGGACCTTAAATCTCAAAGGAAATTCAAGAGCAAATGTTAA
- the LOC104108656 gene encoding protein phosphatase 2C 16-like isoform X2, producing the protein MKAEVGRVPFCGPLQTVLGAENGLIVSDSIIQGNEEDEILSVGEDPCAINGEELLPLGASSELSLPIAVEIEGIDNGQILAKVISLEERSFERKISNLSAIAAIPDDEITTGPTLKASVVVLPLPSENEPVKESVKSVFELECVPLWGSVSICGKRPEMEDALMVVPNFMKIPIKMFIGDRVIDGLSQRLSHLTSHFYGVYDGHGGSQVADYCCKRIHLALVEELKLFKDDMVDGSAKDTRQVQWEKVFTSCFLKVDDEVGGKVNSDPGEDNIDTTSCASEPIAPETVGSTAVVAVICSSHIVVSNCGDSRAVLYRGKEAMALSIDHKPSREDEYARIEASGGKVIQWNGHRVFGVLAMSRSIGDRYLKPWIIPEPEVMFVPRAREDECLVLASDGLWDVMSNEEACEVARRRILLWHKKNGTNPLPERGQGVDPAAQAAAEYLSSMALQKGSKDNISVIVVDLKSQRKFKSKC; encoded by the exons ATGAAAGCTGAGGTGGGTAGAGTTCCCTTTTGTGGTCCATTGCAGACTGTATTGGGAGCTGAAAATGGCCTGATTGTTAGCGATAGCATCATTCAGGGAAATGAAGAAGACGAGATTTTATCTGTTGGAGAGGATCCTTGTGCAATTAATGGGGAGGAGTTGTTGCCACTGGGTGCTAGCTCGGAGTTAAGTTTGCCAATTGCTGTTGAAATCGAGGGTATTGACAATGGTCAAATACTTGCCAAAGTCATAAGTTTGGAGGAAAGGAGTTTTGAGAGAAAGATCAGTAATCTGTCCGCCATTGCTGCTATCCCAGATGATGAAATTACTACTGGCCCTACGCTAAAGGCATCCGTAGTGGTTCTTCCGTTGCCCAGTGAGAATGAACCTGTCAAAGAAAGTGTCAAGAGTGTGTTTGAATTGGAATGCGTGCCACTCTGGGGCTCTGTATCTATCTGTGGAAAGAGACCAGAGATGGAGGATGCTCTTATGGTTGTTCCTAATTTCATGAAAATACCTATCAAAATGTTTATTGGTGATCGTGTGATTGACGGACTAAGTCAACGTCTGAGTCACCTGACATCTCATTTTTATGGTGTATATGATGGTCATGGAGGATCTCAG GTTGCGGATTATTGCTGCAAACGCATTCATTTAGCATTAGTTGAGGAGTTAAAACTTTTTAAAGATGATATGGTGGACGGGAGTGCAAAGGACACACGTCAGGTGCAGTGGGAGAAGGTCTTTACTAGTTGCTTTCTCAAGGTTGACGATGAAGTTGGGGGGAAAGTAAACAGTGATCCCGGTGAAGACAACATAGATACCACTAGCTGCGCCTCTGAACCTATTGCCCCGGAAACTGTGGGGTCCACTGCAGTTGTAGCGGTGATATGTTCATCTCATATTGTAGTTTCTAATTGTGGGGATTCAAGAGCAGTCCTTTATCGTGGCAAAGAAGCAATGGCACTGTCAATTGATCATAAA CCAAGCAGAGAAGATGAGTATGCTAGAATTGAAGCATCTGGTGGCAAGGTCATTCAGTGGAATGGACATCGTGTTTTTGGCGTCCTTGCAATGTCAAGATCTATTG GCGACAGATACTTGAAACCATGGATTATACCCGAACCAGAAGTTATGTTTGTACCACGAGCTAGAGAAGACGAATGCCTAGTTTTAGCTAGTGACGGGTTGTGGGATGTCATGTCAAATGAGGAAGCTTGTGAAGTAGCTAGACGACGAATTCTGCTATGGCACAAAAAGAATGGGACTAACCCTCTGCCGGAAAGGGGCCAAGGAGTTGATcctgctgcacaagcagcagcAGAGTATCTCTCGTCGATGGCTCTTCAAAAAGGTAGCAAAGACAATATATCTGTGATTGTGGTGGACCTTAAATCTCAAAGGAAATTCAAGAGCAAATGTTAA